The proteins below come from a single Aegilops tauschii subsp. strangulata cultivar AL8/78 chromosome 6, Aet v6.0, whole genome shotgun sequence genomic window:
- the LOC123494584 gene encoding probable proteasome inhibitor has product MHVGPNDPRFFPTNPSTPFGDLGSVPPGRRYDPIGPPGVPGFEPSRFVRHSRHSSPSGGSTHPDLEFFQQGPDFL; this is encoded by the exons ATGCACGTAG GTCCAAATGATCCACGCTTCTTTCCTACAAATCCTTCTACTCCTTTTGGTGACCTTGG GAGTGTTCCGCCCGGTAGACGCTATGATCCAATTGGCCCGCCCGGTGTTCCAGGATTTGAACCATCTCGCTTTGTGAG GCATTCGAGGCATTCAAGTCCTTCAGGTGGAAGCACTCACCCAGACCTTGAgttcttccagcaaggcccagaCTTCTTGTGA